The DNA sequence GCCCGTGTCTCCTCTTCCCGCGTCTTGTAGTTCTGCTTCGCCAGCTTGATCGCTTCGATGTAGGTCGGGAACTCCTGCCGCGCGGCCTGCAGCTGCGTGACCAGCCCATGGTCGTCGGCCGCGGTGTTCACCATGTGGCCGGAGACCCACATGCCGACCGCGGTCCGGCTGAGCGCCGGCTTGTCGTGCAGGCGCTGCAACGCCGACCAGCGCGCCTCCAGCGACTCGAGCACGCCTTCGAGCGACTCGATCAGCCGGTTGCCGGTGGTGTCGTCGACCGCGAAGCTGCCGGTCTGGGCCAGCCGCTTCAGCTGGGCGCCGGCGAGGCCGACGCGGATCGCGGACATCGCCTGCAGCTGCGGGGTGTCGGCGGCCTGGAGCTGCTGCGTCGCTTGGAGCGCCTCGGTGGTCGCCGCTGTCGCGTCATCGGTCATCAGGAGGGTTCCTTCCCGGTCAGTAGACCGCGGCGATCGCGTCACGGATGGCCCGGGCCAGTTCGGCGCGGCCCGCGGGCACGTACTCGGCCGTCAGCTCGCCGGCGTCACCGGTCCTGGTGCGCACGAGGTACCGGCCGTCGGCGGTGTCCAGCCAGCTCAGCGGGTCACCCGCGAGCCGCTCGCCGCGGCGGCTCTGCGCGGTGACGGCGATGTGGCCGCCACCCAGCCGCGGCTCGGACAGCACGCGCTCCAGCACGGCGACGTCGGACGGCGTCGGGGCCGGCGGGCGGCGTCCCGGCCGCACCACGGCCTTCACCTCGATCATGCCGAAGGCGTCCGTCTCTTCTTCCTCGAACTCCGCGTCGGCACGCCGCTTGGCCGCCATCGCCGAGACCTCACGGCCGGCGGCGCGGTGCACGACGTGCCGGCCGGTGGTCGCGGCGGGCGCCGGGGGCAGCACGCCGGTGACGACCTCGACCAGGTCCTCGTCCGCGAAGAGCGAGAACAGCAGCTCGTCGTCGTCCGGGGCCTGGGTGATGCCGAGCGCCTGTGCGCCGTCGGTGACCACGAGGACCGCGACGTCGGCGCCGAGGCCGTCGATCCCGCTCACCGCGACCGACACGCGGGGGGCCGCCAGCAGCTCGAAAGCCGTGCGCACCCCCGGGTGCAGCTCTCCCGACACCGAAAGACGACGTTCCTCGAGCGAGTCGTAGACCTGCCGGGCGACGTGGACGAACCGCACCGGGTCCGCCGGGAGGTACCCGGCCCGCAGTGGGTACCGCCGGACATCGCCACCGGTCGCCTGCCCGACAACCAGGGCTTCGACGACCTCGAGGACGAACTCGAACCTGTCCGCCATTTCCCCTCGCCCGATTCCGTGAAATTCGTCAAACCCTCAAGCAAGTTCCCTTACGAAGAGTAGCAGTGCCGCCGGACCGGGGTTCGGCGCCGCCACCCGGATGCCCGAAAGACCACGATCCCTGTCCTGGGCGGGCAAGCGGCCCACAGTGGACCTCTCACTCGACGCGGTGATTGTGCACGCGCAGCTGCAGGGTGACGAGATCCAGCAGCGGCACGGAAACGCCCAGCTCACGGGCACGCGCGGTGAGGTCGCCGAAGATCTGGTCCCCCTCGACCGGGTGACCGCCGAGAAGGTCGCGGTACAGCGAAGAACCACCCGTTCCGGGGTCGGTCACCGTTCGGCGTGTCGCGTCCAGATCCGCGGCGGGCACCGGGTATCCGGCGGCTTCGGCGACGGCCGCGGCCTCCGCCACGACCGCCTCGGCGAACGCCGCGCCACCGGGCACCGCGACGACGTCGCCGGTCGTGCCGCGCATCAGCGCGTTGACCCCGCCGATCGACGCGATGAACACCCACTTCGCCCACATGGCCCCGGTGATCGCGTCTTCGCGGGCAGCCGGGAACCCGGCGCCGGTCAGCGCCGCGTCCACCTGGGACAGCCGCGAGGGGACCGGTTCGGCGCGGGCGCCGTAGACCAGGTTCTGCAGCGGCGCGAGCCGCCGGATGTCGCCGTCGTCGTCGACCGTGGTCACGACTTTGGCCACCCCGCCGAGAACCGCCGCCGCACCGAACCGCGCGGCGAGGACGTCGATGTGCGCCAATCCGTTGAGGAACGGCAGAATCAGCGTTCCCGGGCCGACCGCGGGCGCGAAATCGTCGATGGCGCCGGTCAGCGCGGTGGCCTTCACCGCGAGCAGCACGAGGTCGTAGGTTCCTTCGAGGGCCCCGGTTTCCACGAGCGGCGGGTCGAGCACGGTCTCCTCGCCGAGCCCGACGATCCGCAGCCCGCGCTCCCGCAGCACCTTCGCCCGCCCCGGCCGGACGAGGAACGTCACGTCCCGGCCCGCCTGCAACAGCCGGCCGCCGAAGTACCCGCCGGTCGCACCGGCACCCACCACCAGGATCCGCAAGTCGTTCACGCCCGCGACGCTACGCCCGGCGGGTGTCCGGCCGCCGGAGTCCCATCCGCTGGTCGACTCCCGCCGGTCTCCCCCGCCGTGAGGGGCACCCTTATGACTCTTGGGTCCCTGAGGGTGCCCCTCACGACTCTTGGGTCCCTAAAGGTGCCCCCACGGCAACGGCCGCCGCGGCCGTGTTCCGCGGCGGCGACCACAGCTTCCGCACAGCAAGACACAGCGAACGGACAGGTGAAATCGGCTGCCGAACGGGCACCGCGAGGCGTTGACCAGGCATGGGAAGACCGATCCGCGGCCTGGGCCTGGCCGCCGCGCTCGCCGCGACCCTGCTCGTCGCGGCCTGCGGGCAGGCGGTCACGCCCGCCGCGCGGAGCACGACGGCGACGCCGGACCCGCCTCAGGACACCGAGGTCGGACCGCCCGCGCCGAGCACCACCACGGTCCCCTACCCCGACCTCTCCGCCGTCGCCGACGGGGTGGCGGACGCCGTGGCCGCCGCCTCCCGCGGCACCGACGCCGGATTCGTCCTGTTCGACCGGCAGCCGGGCCAGGAACTGGCCTCCGCCGACCGCGATACGCCGTACTACACCGCTTCGGTGGTGAAGCTGCTGATCGCGATCGACGAGGTCCGCGACACCGACGGCGGCTGGGCGCTCCCGGACGCCGGCACGGTCGACGATCTGACCGACATGCTCGCGGGCAGCAACGACGGGATCGCCTCGGAACTCTGGGAACGCAACGGCGGCAACGAGATCGTCACCCGCACCGCCGCGCTGATCGGCCTCACGCACACGACGCCGCCCGCGGACCCGACCCAGTGGGGCATGGCGAAAACGAGCGCCGCCGACGTCGTCGCGACCTACGAGTACCTCGAGGACACCGTGCCCGACGACGTCGCGCAGCCGCTGCTCACCGCGCTCGGCGACGCCCGGAACCCGGCCGACGACGGCTGGGACCAGTACTTCGGCATCCCGGACGGGCTGCCCGGGACGTCGTGGCAGGTCAAGCAGGGCTGGATGGTCCTGCGCGACGCGCTCGTCCTGAACACCACGGGGGTCGTCAACGACCGCTACGTCGTCGTCCTGCTGACCCAGCAACCGCTGGTCAGCTCGGCGAAGGGCCGCGCCGCCGTGACGGCGGGGATCACGACGCTCGCTCCCCTGCTGAAGCAGCTGAGCGCGACGTGACGCCGGTGACGCCACGGGCCCGGTCGATGTCCGGGCCGCGGTAGAGCCGTTCCGGGATCCGGGCCAGCGTCGACGGGTGGACCTGCGGGCCGAGGCCGTAGAGCTTCTGGAAGCTCATGATCAGCGGCCGCCAGGCGTCCGGGTCGATGCGGTCGTCGCTGCCGGGCAGGCGGATCCCGTCGTGCACGAAGACGCGCTGCACCCGCACCTCGATCGCGACGATGCCGCCGCGTTGCCGCTCGTCGGCGTCGGCGACCGGGTGCACGGCCTCGACGACCGCCTCCATCGCCACCGGGCATTCGGCGACGCGCGGCGGCGCCACGGTCTCCGACGGCACCGGCGTCAGCCCGGCCCGCTCGAACTTCTCCGCGACGTGGAAGTACCCGCGCTTCCGCTTCCCGTCGGGCACGGGGTCCGAGCCGGTGGTCATGGCGAGCCGGTCGACGTGCGCGGCGAGCGCGTCGGAGGGCAGGTTGAGCACGCACTCGCGGGTGCGCAGGAGGTTGTGGGTGGTGTGCGAGCGCGCGCTGAGCCCGAGCATCGCGCGCCAGCCGAGCCAGAACGCGGACGACATCGGGGCGAGGTTGGCCGAACCGTCCTCATTGGAACTCGAAATCAGCACCACGGGCGTGCCGAAGTAGAGGATTCCGGGCTCGATGGCCGTGTGCGCAAGGGTTTCCGTCTTCACGCCACCCATCCTCGCGCCCCGGCCACTCCCCTCGCTGGCGGGAATCGGCCGTCGCGATCACCAGCCGTGAATGGCACATCGAGGGACGCTGAGTCCCTCGATGTGCCATTCACGGACTTCAGGAGCGGGCGGCGGCCTGGGTGAGCGCGCGGCGGGTGAGGACGCGCGCCAGGTGGCGGCGGTACTCCGCCGTCGCGTGGGGCTCGTCCGGCGGGTTCGTGTCCTCGGCCGCCAGGGCCGCGGCGTCCTCGATGGACGCGCCGGACGCGAGGGCCGCCTCGGTCGCCGACGCGCGCAGCGGGACGCCGGCCATGTTGACCAGGCCCACCTTGCCACCGACCACGGCCACGCCGACCATCGCCCAGTCGAGCGCGCGGCGGGTGAACTTCTCGAAGCCCCAGCCGAGGCCCGTCTGACGCGGCAGCCGGATCTCCGTCAGCAGCTCGTCCGGCTCCAGCGGCGTCGTGAACGGGCCGAGGAAGAACTCCGCCGCCGGGATCCGGCGCTCGCCCGACGGGCCGCGCGCGACCAGCACGGCGTCCGACGCCAGGATCGCCGCCGGGAGGTCGGCCGCGGAGTCGGCGTGCACCAGGGAGCCGCCGAGGGTGCCGCGGTGGCGGACCTGGCGGTCGCCCACCTCCCCCGACGCGTGCGCCAGCAGCGGCGCGTGCTCCCGCAGCACCGGGTCCTGCTCCAGGTCGCTGTAGCGGGTCAGGGCGCCGATGACGACCTCGTCGCCGTCCAGCCGGACGTAGCGCAGCTCGTCGACCGGCCCGATGTCCACCAGGTACTCCGGCGCGGCCAGCCGCAGTTTCATCAGCGGCAGCAGCGAATGCCCGCCGGCCAGGACCTTGGCGTCGTCGCCGTGCTCGGCCAGCCGGGCCAGCGCCTCGTCCACTGTGGACACGCGCTCGTAGCGGAACTCGGCGGGGATCACCGGTCCACCTCCTGCCCGGAAGCGTCCATCACGGAGCTGACGATGTTGTGGTAACCCGTGCAGCGGCACAGGTTTCCTTCGAGCCCGGCACGCACCTCGTCGCGCGTCGGCTTCGGGTTGTCCACGAGCAGCGACACCGACGCCATGATCATCCCGGGCGTGCAGAACCCGCACTGCAGGCCGTGCTGCTCCCGGAACGCCCGCTGCACCGGGTGCAGCTCACCACCGGTACCGGACAGTCCCTCGACGGTGGTGACGGCGTGGCCGTCGGCCTGCGCGGCCAGCACCGTGCACGACTTGACCGACTCCCCGTCCAGCAGCACCGTGCAGGCGCCGCACGACGTCGTGTCGCAGCCGATGTTCGTGCCGGTGAACCCGGCGGTGTCGCGCAGGAAGTGCACCAGCAGCGTCCGGTCCGGCACCTCCTCGGCCACCGGCCGTCCGTTGACCTCGATCGAGACCTTCACCGCGGGTTCTCCTTGCTAGCTGCTTCAAGTGCCGCCCAGACCCGGATCGGGGTCGTGGGCATGTCCAGGTGCCGGACGCCGCGCGTGGCCAGCGCGTCGACCACGGCGTTGTGCACCGCCGGCGTCGAGCCGATCGTCGCCGCCTCGCCGATCCCCTTGACGCCCAGCAGGTTCCGGTCGGTCGGGGTCGCCATGTCGACGAGCTCGAAGTCCGGCAGCTCGACGGCCGTGATGAACGAGTAGTCCGCCAGCGTCGCGGTGGTCGGGTTGGCGTCCTCGTCGTAGGTGACGACTTCCATGAGCGCCTGGGCGGCGCCCTGGCCGAGCCCGCCGTGCCGCTGGCCGCGGAAGGTCAGCGGGTTGACGATCGGGCCGGCGTCGTCGACGGCGATGATCCGCCGCAGCACGACCTTGCCGGTCTCCGTGTCGACCTCGACGACCGCGAGGTGCGCGCCGAACGGGAACGTCGGCTTGCCGCCGCCGAACCAGACGTCCGCGGTGATCTTGCCGTCCCCGGCCGTGCCGGCGACCTGCGCCCAGCTGAGCACCGTGCTCGACGGCGCGCCGCGGACCTGCCAGACCCCGCGTTCGACGTCCAGCTCGAGGTCGTCGGCCGACGCCTCCAGCAGCTCGGCCGCCAGTTCGCGGGCCTGCGCGATCACCTCGTCGGCCGCCTGCCGGATGGCCGACCCGCCGAGCTGCAGCGAGCGGGAGCCGAACGTGCCGATCGCCTTGGGCACCTCGTCGGTGTCGCCGTGGCGGACCGTGATCTTCTCCAGCGGCACGCCCAGCCGGTCCGACAGCAGCATCGCCAGCGACGTGCCCAGCCCCTGCCCGTGCGGCGAGCTGCCGGTCCAGGCGACGACCGAGCCGTCCGGGTGGATGTCGACGCGCCCGCTCTCGCCACCCCCGTCACCGCCGGTGATCTCGACGTACGCGGCGAGCCCGAGGCCGAGTTCGACCGGGTCGCCGGCGTCGCGCCGCCGCTGCTGCTCGGCGCGCAGTTCGGCGTAGCCGCCGGCTTCGAGGACCTTGTCCAGCGCCGCGGCGTACTCGCCCGAGTCGTAGGACGCGCCGGTCGGCGTCTGGTACGGGAACTCCTCGGGCCGGATGAAGTTGACCCGGCGGACCTCGGCCGGGTCCAGCCCGATCTCGGCGGCGAAGACGTCCATGGCCCGTTCGAGCGCGGCCGTCGCCTCCGGGCGGCCCGCGCCGCGGTAGGCCGCGATCGGCGTCGTGTTGGTGACGACACCGCGGCTGCGCGTCTCGACCGTCGGGAACCGGTAGACGCCGACGGCCATCAGCTCGGTGAGCGTCGGCAGGAACAACGTCCGCGGGTAGGCGCCAGCGTCCTGGACGACGTCGAGGCGGTACGCGAGCACCGTGCCGTCCCGCTTGCCGCCGATGGTGACGGTGTTCTGCTGGCCCCGCCCG is a window from the Amycolatopsis sp. NBC_00355 genome containing:
- a CDS encoding ESX secretion-associated protein EspG, with translation MADRFEFVLEVVEALVVGQATGGDVRRYPLRAGYLPADPVRFVHVARQVYDSLEERRLSVSGELHPGVRTAFELLAAPRVSVAVSGIDGLGADVAVLVVTDGAQALGITQAPDDDELLFSLFADEDLVEVVTGVLPPAPAATTGRHVVHRAAGREVSAMAAKRRADAEFEEEETDAFGMIEVKAVVRPGRRPPAPTPSDVAVLERVLSEPRLGGGHIAVTAQSRRGERLAGDPLSWLDTADGRYLVRTRTGDAGELTAEYVPAGRAELARAIRDAIAAVY
- a CDS encoding 2-dehydropantoate 2-reductase — translated: MNDLRILVVGAGATGGYFGGRLLQAGRDVTFLVRPGRAKVLRERGLRIVGLGEETVLDPPLVETGALEGTYDLVLLAVKATALTGAIDDFAPAVGPGTLILPFLNGLAHIDVLAARFGAAAVLGGVAKVVTTVDDDGDIRRLAPLQNLVYGARAEPVPSRLSQVDAALTGAGFPAAREDAITGAMWAKWVFIASIGGVNALMRGTTGDVVAVPGGAAFAEAVVAEAAAVAEAAGYPVPAADLDATRRTVTDPGTGGSSLYRDLLGGHPVEGDQIFGDLTARARELGVSVPLLDLVTLQLRVHNHRVE
- a CDS encoding flavin reductase family protein → MKTETLAHTAIEPGILYFGTPVVLISSSNEDGSANLAPMSSAFWLGWRAMLGLSARSHTTHNLLRTRECVLNLPSDALAAHVDRLAMTTGSDPVPDGKRKRGYFHVAEKFERAGLTPVPSETVAPPRVAECPVAMEAVVEAVHPVADADERQRGGIVAIEVRVQRVFVHDGIRLPGSDDRIDPDAWRPLIMSFQKLYGLGPQVHPSTLARIPERLYRGPDIDRARGVTGVTSRSAASAGERAS
- a CDS encoding FAD binding domain-containing protein yields the protein MIPAEFRYERVSTVDEALARLAEHGDDAKVLAGGHSLLPLMKLRLAAPEYLVDIGPVDELRYVRLDGDEVVIGALTRYSDLEQDPVLREHAPLLAHASGEVGDRQVRHRGTLGGSLVHADSAADLPAAILASDAVLVARGPSGERRIPAAEFFLGPFTTPLEPDELLTEIRLPRQTGLGWGFEKFTRRALDWAMVGVAVVGGKVGLVNMAGVPLRASATEAALASGASIEDAAALAAEDTNPPDEPHATAEYRRHLARVLTRRALTQAAARS
- a CDS encoding (2Fe-2S)-binding protein; amino-acid sequence: MKVSIEVNGRPVAEEVPDRTLLVHFLRDTAGFTGTNIGCDTTSCGACTVLLDGESVKSCTVLAAQADGHAVTTVEGLSGTGGELHPVQRAFREQHGLQCGFCTPGMIMASVSLLVDNPKPTRDEVRAGLEGNLCRCTGYHNIVSSVMDASGQEVDR
- a CDS encoding xanthine dehydrogenase family protein molybdopterin-binding subunit, whose protein sequence is MSIVGTRVVRQEDQNLITAGGTYVDDLREEALSGAAHAVFVRSPIAHARIGGIDVSEALAAPGVLGVYTAADLGLEPHDAGPVKEPWLAAGVVRYVGEPVALVVTEQRYQLADAAELVDVDYEPLDAVASIDAALAGETLLYPETGSNVVQVHGAEEFDDAIFDGCDAVVTQTIVNQRVAPAPLEVRGASLVWGADGRLTAWLSTQNAQIARSQLAGSLGVGEESVRVIAPDVGGGFGAKIGADPEVTVLGWAAKRLGRAVRWIESRSENLTSMTHGRGQQNTVTIGGKRDGTVLAYRLDVVQDAGAYPRTLFLPTLTELMAVGVYRFPTVETRSRGVVTNTTPIAAYRGAGRPEATAALERAMDVFAAEIGLDPAEVRRVNFIRPEEFPYQTPTGASYDSGEYAAALDKVLEAGGYAELRAEQQRRRDAGDPVELGLGLAAYVEITGGDGGGESGRVDIHPDGSVVAWTGSSPHGQGLGTSLAMLLSDRLGVPLEKITVRHGDTDEVPKAIGTFGSRSLQLGGSAIRQAADEVIAQARELAAELLEASADDLELDVERGVWQVRGAPSSTVLSWAQVAGTAGDGKITADVWFGGGKPTFPFGAHLAVVEVDTETGKVVLRRIIAVDDAGPIVNPLTFRGQRHGGLGQGAAQALMEVVTYDEDANPTTATLADYSFITAVELPDFELVDMATPTDRNLLGVKGIGEAATIGSTPAVHNAVVDALATRGVRHLDMPTTPIRVWAALEAASKENPR